The following DNA comes from Caulobacter sp. X.
CGTGATGAACTTCACGGCGTCGCCAACCGTCTGGATGTGCTCGGCGGCGTCGTCCGGGATTTCGATGTCGAATTCTTCTTCGAACGCCATCACCAGCTCGACGTTGTCGAGGCTGTCGGCGCCCAGGTCGTCGATGAAGGAAGCCTTCTCGGTGACCTTCTCGGGATCGGCATCCAGGTGCTCGATGACGATCTTACGCACGCGCTCGAGAATGTCGGACATTCTGTTCAGTCCCTCGTTTAGAAATTTTCCGCCTGTTTCGCACGAAGCTCCGCTTCGCCTCAACAAACGTTCGGCGCTCCGCCTATCACGTTCCTTTTCGGCTTACTAGCGGGTCGCCGACAAAGGAACAGGAACGACCTAGATCATCGCCATGCCGCCGTTCACGTGCAGGGTCTGGCCGGTGACGTAGCCGGCGTCGTCGCTGGCCAGGAAAACGCAGGCCGCGGCGATGTCGCGGCCCTCGCCCAGCTTGCCGGCGGGAATCGTCGACAGGATGCCGGCCTTCTGCTGCTCGTTCAGGGCGTCGGTCATCGGGCTGGCGATGAAGCCCGGCGCGACGCAGTTGACGGTCACGCCGCGGCTGGCCAGTTCCTGGGCCAAGGCCTTGGAAAACCCGATCATTCCGGCCTTGGAGGCCGCGTAGTTGGTCTGGCCGGGGTTGCCGGTGACGCCCACCACCGAGGTGATGCCGATGATGCGGCCGGCGCGGCGTTTCATCATGCCCTTGGCGGCTGCGCGGGCCAGGCGGAA
Coding sequences within:
- a CDS encoding acyl carrier protein, with product MSDILERVRKIVIEHLDADPEKVTEKASFIDDLGADSLDNVELVMAFEEEFDIEIPDDAAEHIQTVGDAVKFITEKTA
- the fabG gene encoding 3-oxoacyl-[acyl-carrier-protein] reductase is translated as MFDLTGKTALVTGATGGIGGAIARALHAQGAHVVLSGTRESALADLKAELGDRASTVVANLSDAEQVDGLVAKAEEAAGAPLDIVIANAGVTRDGLIVRMKDEDWDTVIKVNLEGYFRLARAAAKGMMKRRAGRIIGITSVVGVTGNPGQTNYAASKAGMIGFSKALAQELASRGVTVNCVAPGFIASPMTDALNEQQKAGILSTIPAGKLGEGRDIAAACVFLASDDAGYVTGQTLHVNGGMAMI